The DNA segment TCACGAAAATCATCTATTTCCCCTTTTAACAATTGATTGAATCCTTCCATAAAAGTTCTCCTCTCTAAAAAATTATTATAGATAAATTATATACCAACTTTTATTTTTTGTATATATTTTTTTGAAAATTTTTTTAGAAAAAGTGTTATTTTATTTTTTAATTAAAAAAAATTATATGTTATTTTATTCTTTCCTTAAAATATTGAATAGTTGACTTTTTAGAATTAAGAAGATGTTTTTTATTAACTTTTTTAACCTCTTCTAAGTTGTTTTCTATCATAAATTTTAAAATGCTTTTATGCTCTTCAAATGCCTCTCTTATTCTCTCCTCTTTTCCCAAAGATTTTATTCTTAATTTTCCAAGAATAAATGTATAACTTTTTAAAATTTTCAAAGTAAACTCTAAATCTGAGTAATCATACAAAATTTTTGTATAGTCTGTAAAAAGTTTTTTTGTTTCTTTCCAATTAGAGCAAGATATTTGAAATTCTGTTAATCTTAAATTATCCTCTAATTTTTCTATTAGTTCTTTATCAACTGGTTTAGACATTATTTTATCATAAATAATATCTTCTAAAGCTATTCTTATTTGAAAAATCTCCTCTATTTTTTTCTCATCCATATCAGTAATTTTTATTCTTCCATTAGGAGTTCTTTCAACTATTCCTTCAATCTCTAATTTTTTTATAGCTTCTCTCAATGGAGTACGACTCACTTCTAATTTTTCACATAAATCCAATTCTACTATTTTATCTCCAAAATCAAGCTCACCAGTCATAAATTTTTCTTTAAGTTTTATATAAATATTGTCGCTTATATTTATTCTCTCACGCATTTCACAACCTCTAATCAATATTTTTTATAAAAATATTATACTTCAAAAAATAAAATAATGCAAAAAAAACTGGCTTACTACAAAGTAGCAAACCAGTGTTTATCTAAATTTATTTAGCTTGTCTTATTACATCTATTACAGTTCCATCTCTATATTCTATAACTCCAACTATTGTATCTCCAAACTCTGTTTTTTCTGGTGTACCTGTTAGATGTT comes from the Fusobacterium perfoetens genome and includes:
- a CDS encoding GntR family transcriptional regulator — its product is MRERINISDNIYIKLKEKFMTGELDFGDKIVELDLCEKLEVSRTPLREAIKKLEIEGIVERTPNGRIKITDMDEKKIEEIFQIRIALEDIIYDKIMSKPVDKELIEKLEDNLRLTEFQISCSNWKETKKLFTDYTKILYDYSDLEFTLKILKSYTFILGKLRIKSLGKEERIREAFEEHKSILKFMIENNLEEVKKVNKKHLLNSKKSTIQYFKERIK